GACTTCTCGTTGTCAGTAGGCCCCGATGATAGTGCTAAGAGCAATGAACGGTAAAGAGTTTTCGCAGGATTCACTTAGCCCAGCTAATCCCCAACAGATCACGATTATGGGTGAGCTCATGCATTTTCGATTTGTTGATCAGTTCGATCCTCGGAAGACCTTCTGCCATTTAATCTTCATTGCCCAAAAATCGACAAGCACATAGCTGGTTTGTGGCCGCGCCGGCTGATCTTGGTCTGGTGGCTTCACATCAGGTATCGTTGATCCTGGACGAAATAATCAAGTGTTTCTACAATGAAAAGGCCGCATCAGCACAGCAGGCAGACCTCATACAATGCAAATCAAACGGCTGGTGTGAACATCTGCCATCATCGTTAAGGATGTCATCTTTAGGACGCAAAGACCAGAGCAGTTTCCGAGAGCGTACAATTGGAAACATGCACGTTGCATGTTCATATCATTTTGCAGTGATCTTAGTCACACGACCTTTCCTCATCTCGGTCCTGAGTGTTCAGCTGGCCCGGTGACACCAGAGCCTCTCGGCCGGTGATTCTAGTGAGGTGCTAACGGAGAACCCAGCCCACTCGCAGCTCGCAGCAGCCTGTGTTGATTCTGCCATATACATGCTGCAAACATGCCTGGAGGTTCATCAGTCcagccttcttcttcggaaCATGTGTAAACTCAAGTATGTCTGCGCGAATACCCATCTACTGACTTCATTACTAAAATCTATCAAACAGAGCGTTTTTCTTTGCCGCAGCCTTGGTGCTCGGGTTCTCTATGTTCTCTTGCCGCGACATTGACTCTGAGATTGATGATGTATTCCGCGGTGCTCTGACCATCTTGCACGTGATGGCGTCGCAGTCTGCCCAGGCAGTTCATTATCTGAATATAGTAACGAAGCTAGAGGCTGCTATAGGCAAACAGCGCCACCAACTCGCTGCCCAAGCCCGACAGCGACGGGGTCAATACGTCAATCGGATCTTTAACTTGAACGAGAGCTC
The nucleotide sequence above comes from Penicillium digitatum chromosome 1, complete sequence. Encoded proteins:
- a CDS encoding Activator of stress genes; this translates as MLAACRRNTAFMYLGVASRAAVALGFHADFSLSVGPDDSAKSNERSRLWSLSAGDSSEVLTENPAHSQLAAACVDSAIYMLQTCLEVHQSSLLLRNMCKLKAFFFAAALVLGFSMFSCRDIDSEIDDVFRGALTILHVMASQSAQAVHYLNIVTKLEAAIGKQRHQLAAQARQRRGQYVNRIFNLNESSPIPRTQNWGGVEEETRNENPLLSQTVTSCAMLHSDDGTAPPASPPMIGGTLFDRDGMDLP